The Daucus carota subsp. sativus chromosome 9, DH1 v3.0, whole genome shotgun sequence genome window below encodes:
- the LOC135149396 gene encoding uncharacterized protein LOC135149396: protein MRRSKSVGNFEPDPEIERTFRVRRQEARKKKEEAKMTDNNNANENLHVIVPNESSIQDHETPNPANCMYKTPAIGATQYNINPSLIQMVSNSAFEGDIEREDPHRHLERFVQMCGSFRINGVTADQIRLHMFRYSIKGKALEWFQQLSDTTLATWDNLSTEFLSKYYPSDKTQQMRAIILTFKAQPGEGLYQAWERYKALLRKCPHHGYEKWMVLSTFYGALNSDIRLSLDVASGGNFKKAPVTQAKALLEELASNNYAWAPSGTSSEVRGQRANVNAISTPMEGYNDPGTDQYLHAQQFPEEAAFIQGRQSWPVQNNSYYNPNQRPNNNLSYNNNHAVNPSYAAQKQQPPGFQPRQQYPNQQQFQPPPKDKKEPADWEIAFSKMIQGTTGAFANMETKFEKVESRLDQMASSQKMLEVQIGQIANKVGVREQGSLPSQPDLKGNEQCKAITLRNGRELPEVEVVKRNEKGPSKKDELVESEAEISEKENDEQKEDEIAPKVPVKPYVPPIPFPQRLHNKKLEKQYEKFLQTFRQLHINIPFADALAQMPLYAKFFKEMLSRKRKLEDVETITLNAECSAVIQKSIPQKLKDPGSFSLPCTIGKMENIKALCDLGASVSLMPYTICKRLGLGELKKTRISLQLADRTIKHPLGVIEDVLVKVDKFFIPCDFVVLDMDEDVEMPIILGRPFLATAGTTIDVKAGKLTLNVGDEKVEFDLNKALKMPSIDATCFNVDIVDEIVKNGEVDLEEEEQAPTDNEGEDKLTLEMQKPGMPMIEMAFSISEAPQVELKPLPSNLKYAFLGDNETYPVVVSSLLDDDELEKLLNVLKKFKSSIGWTIQDIKGISPALCMHRIDLEDNHKPVIEGQRRLNPYLQDVVKKGDN, encoded by the exons ATGCGTAGATCGAAAAGTGTTGGAAATTTCGAACCAGATCCAGAAATCGAGCGCACTTTTCGAGTTAGAAGGCAAGAAGcaaggaaaaagaaagaggAGGCCAAGATGACTGATAACAATAATGCAAACGAAAATCTCCATGTTATTGTTCCTAATGAGTCATCCATTCAGGATCATGAGACTCCTAATCCTGCTAATTGCATGTACAAGACTCCTGCGATTGGTGCAACTCAATATAACATCAATCCCAGTCTTATTCAGATGGTGAGCAATTCAGCTTTTGAAGGAGACATTGAGAGAGAGGATCCACACCGACATCTCGAGCGCTTCGTGCAAATGTGTGGTTCTTTCAGAATCAATGGGGTTACTGCTGATCAAATTCGTCTTCATATGTTCCGTTATTCTATAAAGGGAAAAGCTTTGGAATGGTTTCAACAGCTTTCAGATACTACTCTAGCTACTTGGGATAATCTTTCTACTGAGTTCTTATCCAAATATTATCCTTCTGACAAGACTCAGCAAATGAGAGCAATTATTCTTACTTTCAAAGCACAACCAGGTGAAGGTTTGTATCAGGCATGGGAGAGATATAAGGCATTGTTGAGAAAGTGTCCACATCATGGTTACGAGAAGTGGATGGTTCTGAGTACTTTCTATGGAGCTCTAAATTCTGATATTCGGCTGAGTTTGGATGTTGCATCTggaggaaattttaaaaaagcacCTGTTACTCAAGCTAAGGCACTTCTCGAGGAATTGGCCTCAAATAACTATGCTTGGGCACCTAGTGGTACAAGCTCA GAGGTTCGTGGACAAAGGGCAAATGTCAATGCTATTTCTACTCCAATGGAAGGGTATAATGATCCTGGTACTGATCAGTACTTACATGCACAACAATTTCCAGAGGAAGCAGCTTTCATCCAAGGAAGACAATCATGGCCTGTTCAGAATAATTCTTATTACAATCCAAATCAGAGGCCCAACAACAATCTTTCCTACAACAACAATCATGCTGTTAATCCATCATATGCAGCTCAGAAGCAGCAACCTCCCGGTTTCCAACCACGTCAACAGTATCCAAATCAACAACAGTTTCAACCTCCACCAAAGGACAAGAAAGAACCTGCTGATTGGGAAATTGCATTCAGTAAGATGATACAAGGGACGACTGGAGCTTTTGCCAATATGGAAACCAAATTTGAAAAAGTGGAGTCAAGGCTTGATCAGATGGCTTCATCACaaaagatgttggaagttcaaattgggcaaattgctaatAAGGTTGGTGTTCGTGAGCAAGGATCTCTACCTAGTCAACCAGATTTGAAGGGTAATGAGCAATGCAAGGCTATCACTTTGAGGAATGGAAGAGAATTGCCCGAAGTCGAGGTTGTCAAGCGTAATGAAAAGGGCCCTTCAAAGAAAGACGAGCTAGTTGAATCTGAGGCTGAAATTTCAGAAAAGGAAAATGATGAGCAGAAAGAAGATGAAATTGCACCAAAGGTACCAGTGAAACCATATGTTCCTCCAATCCCTTTCCCACAAAGGTTGCATAACAAGAAGTTGGAGAAACAATATGAGAAATTCTTGCAAACCTTTCGGCAATTGCATATAAATATTCCTTTTGCTGATGCCTTGGCACAAATGCCATTATATGCCAAATTTTTTAAGGAGATGTTGTCTAGGAAGCGGAAACTTGAAGATGTGGAAACCATTACTCTCAATGCGGAGTGTAGTGCAGTTATTCAAAAATCAATTCCGCAAAAGTTAAAAGATCCCGGAAGCTTCTCTTTGCCATGCACTATTGGAAAGATGGAGAATATTAAAGCCTTATGTGATTTGGGGGCTAGTGTAAGTTTGATGCCATACACCATTTGCAAGAGGCTTGGTCTTGGAGAGCTCAAGAAGACAAGAATCTCACTTCAGTTGGCAGATCGTACAATCAAGCATCCTTTGGGAGTCATAGAGGATGTACTTGTCAAGGTAGATAAATTCTTTATTCCTTGTGATTTTGTGGTGTTGGATATGGATGAAGATGTGGAGATGCCCATAATCTTGGGAAGGCCATTTTTGGCTACTGCTGGAACCACGATCGATGTCAAAGCTGGGAAACTCACATTGAATGTTGGTGATGAAAAGGTTGAGTTCGATCTCAACAAAGCACTGAAGATGCCTTCAATTGACGCTACATGTTTCAATGTTGACATAGTTGATGAGATTGTGAAGAATGGTGAGGTAGACTTGGAGGAAGAAGAACAAGCTCCAACTGACAATGAAGGTGAGGACAAACTTACACTAGAGATGCAAAAACCAGGTATGCCAATGATTGAGATGGCATTTTCAATTTCAGAGGCACCTCAGgtagaactcaaacctcttcctTCTAATCTAaaatatgcttttcttggtgataatGAGACATATCCTGTGGTCGTATCTTCTTTACTTGATGATGATGAACTTGAAAAATTGTTAAATGtgcttaaaaaatttaaatcatcaataGGTTGGACAATTCAGGACATCAAGGGAATTAGCCCCGCTCTTTGCATGCATAGGATTGACTTAGAAGATAATCATAAACCAGTGATTGAAGGACAAAGAAGATTAAATCCTTACTTGCAAGATGTGGTAAAAAAAGGAGATAACTAA
- the LOC108201146 gene encoding topless-related protein 3-like, with translation MASLNKDLVMIVLQFLREENFKEAARSLEKESGFYFNIRYFEEKVLAGEWDEVEKYLSGFTNVEDNRFSVKIYFELRKHKYLEALDRKDKIEALHILENELKVFSRVKNDLYRDMTLLLSLDNFRENEHLSKYGNMVEARGTMMMELKKIIGANPVFNGKLEFPSLRSARLRTLVNQSLNWQHHLCGNNRPYPDNIKTLYTDHTCGLSKGSLATLPVNFPAAGSANPTSFTRPGVYTPFPVPASAISNQGQGQGQVSTLNRTVTAPARLDMDEYQLLKHLRTAQPVEEVAFPGVPLPTLNEVDAVGKNKGILNPVDDAVNKTTPWQLTAEKIDHPVRCRLVTLNASDAGDKVSQLLYTNAGTGILVLGSSGFQMLYKWVRHENNPSGKATAKELPHLWKPSSGLLMANDIAGVDLQKSSPCIALTKNDSYVMSACGGKVSVFNALTYGVMTTFMSTPPVPTFLAFFPRDNNYVAVGMDDSTIHIYNVRGDEVKCILKGHQDRVTGLAFSTKLNILISSGADAHICIWSTDTWEKKNSFPLQLTTSESCSACTGDTRVQLHHDEIQFLVSHGTQLALYDAENVDRVQRWIPQDALSAQITSAAFSCNSMLVYASFCDGSIGIFDAERLSLRCHLNPSVYLSLKGSQIVYSVVVAAHPQDPYQFAVGLTDGSVKVIGPFEPEGKWEVFKPPEEGFANGRSASTSTSHHAAEQVQR, from the exons ATGGCCTCTTTGAACAAAGACTTGGTGATGATTGTGCTACAGTTCCTCCGGGAGGAGAACTTCAAAGAGGCTGCTCGCAG TTTGGAGAAAGAATCAGGGTTTTATTTCAACATAAGATACTTTGAGGAAAAAGTTCTGGCTGGTGAATGGGATGAAGTTGAGAAATACCTGTCCGGATTTACCAATGTAGAGGACAACAGATTCTCCGTGAAGATTTATTTCGAGCTTCGAAAACACAAATACTTGGAGGCTCTTGACAG GAAAGACAAGATAGAAGCACTTCATATCCTGGAGAATGAGTTAAAAGTATTCTCtcgggttaaaaatgatttatatagaGATATGACTCTGCTGTTGTCTCTTGATAATTTCAG GGAGAATGAGCACCTATCAAAGTACGGTAACATGGTAGAAGCTCGTGGGACAATGATGATGGAGCTAAAGAAGATTATTGGAGCTAATCCAGTCTTCAACGGCAAGCTTGAGTTCCCTAGCTTGCGGTCAGCAAGATTGCGAACATTGGTCAACCAGAG TTTGAACTGGCAGCACCACTTGTGCGGAAACAATAGGCCTTATCCGGACAATATAAAGACGTTGTACACAGACCATACATGTGGACTGTCAAAGGGTTCTCTTGCAACTCTACCTGTCAATTTTCCAGCTGCTGGAAGTGCCAATCCCACCTCCTTCACGCGGCCCGGAGTTTATACT CCATTTCCAGTTCCTGCATCAGCTATTTCCAATCAAGGTCAAGGTCAGGGTCAAG TATCTACTCTGAACCGCACAGTCACTGCTCCAGCTAGGCTAGATATGGACGAGTATCAGTTACTCAAGCATTTGCGGACTGCACAGCCTGTTGAGGAG GTTGCTTTCCCGGGTGTGCCCTTGCCAACTCTT AATGAGGTTGATGCTGTTGGTAAAAATAAGGGAATATTAAACCCCGTGGATGATGCAGTCAATAAGACCACACCCTGGCAGTTAACAGCAGAGAAGATTGATCATCCTGTTCGATGTCGGCTGGTAACACTGAATGCCTCAGATGCTGGAGACAAG GTTTCTCAGCTTTTATATACAAATGCCGGCACTGGAATATTGGTGCTTGGATCAAGTGGATTTCAGATGTTGTATAAGTGGGTGCGCCATGAAAACAATCCAAGTGGAAAG GCCACCGCAAAAGAACTTCCCCATTTGTGGAAGCCAAGTAGCGGTTTACTTATGGCCAATGATATTGCAGGTGTTGACCTCCAGAAATCTTCTCCCTGCATTGCCCTCACAAAGAATGACTCTTACGTCATGTCTGCTTGTGGCGGAAAGGTTTCAGTGTTCAATGCACTCACCTACGGG GTAATGACTACTTTCATGTCAACTCCACCAGTACCGACCTTCCTGGCATTTTTTCCTCGGGACAATAACTACGTAGCTGTTGGAATGGATGATTCCACTATCCACATCTACAATGTTCGGGGTGACGAG GTGAAATGTATACTGAAAGGCCACCAGGACCGGGTGACAGGTTTAGCCTTCTCCACGAAACTTAATATCTTGATCTCCTCAGGAGCTGATGCCCAT ATCTGTATCTGGAGCACTGATACATGGGAGAAGAAAAATTCTTTTCCCTTGCAACTAACTACTTCTGAATCATGTAGTGCATGTACCGGTGACACACGAGTACAACTCCATCATGATGAAATTCAATTTCTGGTGTCACATGGAACACAACTTGCACTATATGATGCAGAAAATGTGGATCGTGTTCAACGG TGGATCCCTCAGGATGCCCTTTCAGCACAAATTACTTCTGCAGCATTCTCCTGCAACAGCATGCTAGTCTATGCCTCTTTTTGTGATGGCAGTATTGGCATCTTCGATGCAGAGAGGCTGAGTTTAAGATGCCATCTTAACCCCTCAGTTTACTTATCGCTAAAAGG AAGTCAAATTGTGTATTCGGTGGTGGTTGCAGCACATCCACAGGATCCCTATCAATTTGCTGTAGGGTTGACAGATGGATCAGTGAAAGTCATTGGACCCTTCGAGCCAGAAGGGAAGTGGGAAGTGTTTAAACCACCTGAGGAAGGTTTTGCAAATGGTAGGAGTGCATCGACATCCACAAGTCACCACGCAGCTGAGCAAGTGCAAAGATga